In Nematostella vectensis chromosome 2, jaNemVect1.1, whole genome shotgun sequence, one genomic interval encodes:
- the LOC5514046 gene encoding thioredoxin domain-containing protein 3 homolog isoform X2: MAYIKKNPDALRPLQVEVKSQEQWEELLGKEGLIVVDAYSEWCGPCKAIISSLKRLKNEIGDDLLIFAMAETDSIDSLEKYRMRSQPTFLFYAAGTLVNVIRGCHCPKLLKTIRKELDHEHKVLEGNAERVPFVDEEVEKVVKEEKKEEITPEEEEEEIVAEEMLKRVRSSQLAVKQEVHLPKQVTVAVIKPDAVKAGLVEEIIRKVEEAGIEVLKMEERTLTREEAAEFYKQHEGTEHFDQLVEFMSSGPLMTLALSKAGETPEALEGVIDNFRELIGPKDVNVAKEEAPNSLRAMYGTDTVMNAVHGCDSNESAARELAFFFPDFAAPTVANKRKKRQLQRTLALIRPDALRSRRESIMSKIQEAGFEIAMSKEMHLTREQAEEFYSEHKDQEFFDTLVTNMSSGPMMALCLAREDAIEGWRGMLGPKEVEKAKDEAPESLSGEDGGQGITSLRAQFQVEDSPINPLHGSDTAENAEKEIQKFFPMQSTVAVIKPEVEPDQRELIKQRIKEAGFKIQLQKEVTLSKELASQFYHEHEGKDFFEGLTDYMSSGPTMFMVLSKEDAVSGWRSLMGPVDPEQAKEMAPESIRAALGKDVMKNVVHGPSDPEKAGKVIKEFFPEAKILPDGTVKTPSPSPQPPAEELVEEKFNDPVGLGTGAVSDEAFSASSVLDEGHIAALARLNVTPDGDLKGGWAAKDSDDTQWLQVDLGKVYRICQVGTQGESGESTSHVKTYTMSYSRDGQNVLSYGDKEQQVFEGNSDQDTVVINDLVQPLLTQHIRICPKTWNEQIALRAEFYGVDAEKFTEPCGVESGSLPDAALSASSELDDNHAACRGRLNSKIEDDKQASWAAKENDENQWLQVNLGQEWEVTKVSTQGKGGESSHHVTSYTLSFSTDGQEFQVYKEGGEDKVFQGNTDQESVVSNWLCLPTCATHVRLHPKTWNEHIALRLEVCGHPKAASIASAAEPTQEETPQETPGDQSTEQGNPEVVETPPATAEEPQQGLPAPASQEDSQAQPTETKPEGAEDNPENAEKPGEVSKESEPEGDAKPSEGGAADGETADQGDMATEAPEGEPEKQGETATETLEGEPEKQGETATETPEGEPEKQGETATETLEGEPEKQGETATETPEGEPEKQGETATETPEEEPEPDTGDLVGQAQEGGEAAEVQPDKAEEGQEGGESKPADGEAAASEETKPEGEGGKMKKKPIVIHGPSGSGKSTLVKRLMKEYPDTFGFSVSHTTRQPRPGEINGKDYNFTERGIMEKAIENGEFLEFAEYNQNLYGTSKKAVQDVIHVGKVCILDIDVQGVKNVKKAEMKCLYIFAKPPSLEELENRLRGRGTETDDTLRQRLEIAKSELAYGEEPGNADYTIINDDLDKAYTEFKDIISKEIVPL; encoded by the exons atggcgtaCATCAAGAAAAACCCAGATGCGTTGAGACCGTTACAG GTTGAGGTCAAAAGTCAAGAGCAATGGGAAGAGTTGCTTGGAAAGGAAGGGCTCATAG TTGTTGATGCTTACTCTGAATGGTGTGGTCCATGCAAGGCAATCATAAGCTCCTTAAAGAGGTTGAAGAATGAGATTGGAGATGACCTTCTTATTTTTGCTATG GCTGAGACAGACAGCATTGATTCTTTGGAGAAATACAGAATGAGAAGCCAACCAACTTTTCTTTTCTATGCT GCTGGAACACTGGTGAATGTCATCAGAGGATGTCACTGTCCAAAGCTTTTAAAAACAATCAGGAAAGAGCTGGATCATGAACACAAGGTTTTGGAAGGAAATGCTGAAAGAGTTCCA TTTGTGGATGAGGAGGTGGAGAAGGTTGTAAAGGAAGAGAAGAAGGAAGAAATCACTCCtgaagaagaagaggaggagaTAG TTGCTGAAGAGATGTTAAAGAGGGTTAGAAGCAGCCAGTTAGCTGTTAAACAGGAAG TCCATTTACCCAAGCAAGTGACCGTGGCTGTTATCAAACCTGATGCTGTCAAGGCAGGCCTGGTTGAAGAAATCATCAGGAAG GTTGAGGAGGCTGGTATTGAAGTTCTGAAGATGGAGGAAAGAACGCTGACTAGGGAAGAAGCTGCAGAGTTCTACAAACAACACGAAGGCACTGAGCACTTTGACCAGCTAGTGGAATTCATGTCGAG TGGCCCTCTCATGACATTGGCATTGAGTAAAGCCGGAGAGACCCCAGAAGCCCTGGAAGGTGTCATTGATAACTTCAGGGAACTGATAGGACCAAAGGATGTCAATGTGGCAAAGGAGGAAGCACCAAACAG CTTGAGAGCAATGTATGGAACTGACACTGTCATGAATGCTGTACATGGTTGTGATTCAAATGAAAGTGCTGCGAG GGAGCTGGCATTCTTCTTCCCAGACTTTGCAGCACCAACGGTCGCCAACAAGCGAAAGAAGAGACAACTTCAAAGAACACTGGCTCTTATCAGGCCTGATGCCCTGCGAAGTAGGAGAG AGTCCATCAtgtctaaaatacaggaggcTGGATTTGAGATTGCAATGTCTAAGGAGATGCACCTGACTCGTGAACAGGCGGAAGAGTTCTATTCTGAACACAAAGACCAGGAGTTCTTTGATACTCTTGTCACTAATATGAGCAG TGGACCCATGATGGCCCTGTGCTTGGCCAGAGAGGACGCTATAGAGGGGTGGAGAGGTATGCTCGGGCCCAAGGAGGTTGAGAAAGCGAAGGACGAGGCACCTGAAAG TTTATCTGGAGAAGATGGGGGTCAGGGTATTACAAG TCTACGAGCTCAGTTCCAAGTTGAGGATAGCCCTATAAACCCGCTCCATGGCTCTGATACAGCGGAAAATGCCGAGAAAGAGATTCAGAAGTTCTTCCCCATGCAAAGTACAGTCGCTGTCATCAAACCTGAGGTTGAGCCTGATCAGAGAG AACTCATAAAACAGCGCATCAAAGAAGCAGGATTCAAGATACAACTGCAAAAAGAAGTGACCTTATCTAAAGAGCTTGCATCTCAATTCTATCACGAGCATGAGGGCAAAGATTTCTTTGAGGGCCTCACCGACTACATGTCAAG TGGACCAACCATGTTTATGGTTCTGTCGAAAGAGGACGCTGTCAGTGGATGGAGGTCGCTGATGGGTCCAGTAGACCCAGAACAGGCCAAGGAGATGGCCCCAGAATC GATACGTGCTGCGCTTGGCAAAGATGTTATGAAGAATGTAGTACATGGTCCTTCAGATCCCGAGAAAGCTGGAAAGGTCATCAAAGAGTTCTTTCCTGAGGCCAAGATACTACCTGATGGCACTGTCAAAA caccatcaccatcacctcaACCACCTGCTGAAGAACTTGTGGAAG AGAAGTTCAATGATCCAGTGGGCTTAGGGACTGGTGCTGTGTCAGATGAAGCATTCAGTGCATCTTCAGTTCTTGATGAAGGCCACATAGCAGCACTTGCTCGACTAAATGTCACTCCAGATGGGGACCTCAAAGGTGGATGGGCCGCAAAGGATTCTGATGACACCCAGTGGCTTCAAGTGGATCTTGGCAAAGTCTACAGAATATGTCAAGTTGGCACACAAGGAGAGAGTGGAGAGAGCACTTCTCATGTCAAGACATACACAATGTCGTACAGCAGGGATGGCCAGAATGTCCTGAGTTATGGTGACAAAGAGCAACAG GTATTTGAAGGAAATTCTGACCAAGATACTGTTGTAATCAATGACCTTGTACAACCTCTGCTGACCCAACATATAAGGATCTGTCCTAAAACATGGAATGAACAGATTGCTCTAAGAGCTGAATTCTATGGTGTTGATGCCG AGAAATTTACTGAACCTTGCGGAGTGGAATCAGGGAGTTTACCAGATGCTGCATTGTCGGCCTCGTCAGAGTTGGATGACAACCATGCTGCCTGTCGAGGACGTCTTAATAGTAAGATAGAGGATGACAAGCAAGCATCATGGGCAGCCAAGGAGAATGACGAGAACCAGTGGCTGCAGGTGAACCTTGGCCAGGAATGGGAGGTGACAAAGGTGTCAACCCAAGGCAAAGGTGGCGAGTCATCGCATCATGTCACTAGCTATACCCTGTCATTCAGTACTGATGGCCAGGAATTCCAGGTGTACAAGGAAGGTGGTGAAGATAAG GTGTTTCAGGGAAACACGGATCAGGAAAGCGTGGTCTCAAACTGGCTCTGCTTACCAACCTGTGCAACCCATGTCCGGCTGCATCCTAAGACTTGGAATGAACATATTGCACTTAGACTGGAAGTCTGTGGCCATCcaaaag CAGCATCAATAGCAAGCGCGGCAGAGCCGACACAGGAAGAAACTCCCCAAGAAACACCAGGAGATCAGTCAACAGAACAGGGAAATCCAGAGGTTGTAGAAACTCCCCCTGCTACTGCTGAGGAACCACAGCAAGGGTTACCAGCACCTGCTTCACAAGAAGACAGCCAAGCACAGCCAACAGAAACCAAACCAGAAGGTGCTGAAGACAATCCAGAAAATGCAGAAAAGCCAGGTGAGGTTTCTAAAGAGAGTGAACCTGAGGGGGATGCCAAACCTTCTGAGGGTGGAGCGGCAGACGGAGAGACTGCTGATCAAGGTGACATGGCCACAGAAGCACCAGAAGGGGAGCCGGAGAAGCAAGGTGAGACTGCAACAGAAACACTAGAAGGGGAGCCAGAGAAGCAAGGTGAGACTGCAACAGAAACACCAGAAGGGGAGCCGGAGAAGCAAGGTGAAACTGCCACAGAAACACTAGAAGGGGAGCCGGAGAAGCAAGGTGAGACTGCAACAGAAACACCAGAAGGGGAGCCGGAGAAGCAAGGTGAAACTGCAACAGAAACACCAGAAGAGGAGCCAGAACCTGACACTGGTGACTTAGTTGGTCAAGCACAGGAGGGAGGTGAAGCTGCAGAGGTGCAACCTGACAAAGCAGAAGAGGGACAGGAGGGTGGGGAATCCAAGCCTGCAGATGGGGAAGCAGCTGCAAGTGAAGAGACCAAGCCCGAGGGGGAAGGAG GAAAGATGAAGAAGAAACCCATTGTTATACATGGCCCAAGCGGAAGTGGAAAAAGCACCCTTGTCAAACGCCTGATGAAGGAATACCCTGACACATTTGGTTTCAGTGTCTCTc ACACAACAAGACAACCTAGACCTGGTGAAATAAATGGAAAAG actATAATTTTACCGAAAGAGGAATAATGGAGAAAGCAATAGAGAATGGAGAATTTTTAGAATTTGCTGAATATAATCAAAATCTTTATGGCACAAG TAAAAAGGCAGTCCAGGATGTAATACATGTTGGTAAAGTCTGCATCCTCGACATTGATGTACAG GGTGTAAAAAATGTGAAGAAAGCTGAAATGAAATGTCTGTATATATTTGCAAAGCCACCAAGCTTAGAAGAGCTG GAAAATAGGCTACGTGGCCGTGGCACTGAAACTGATGACACTTTGCGGCAGAGATTGGAAATAGCCAAGAGCGAATTAGCATATG GGGAAGAACCAGGCAATGCAGACTATACAATCATAAATGATGACCTTGACAAAGCATATACCGAGTTTAAAGACATCATAAGCAAG GAGATCGTGCCATTGTGA